The Psilocybe cubensis strain MGC-MH-2018 chromosome 7, whole genome shotgun sequence genome has a window encoding:
- a CDS encoding Axial budding pattern protein 2: MTLALFPFLSFLTATVVFATNPSVTVVQSLDKQLVQVARVGQPYSWTFSEYTFNSSDGPLTFTTSLLPSWLGFDNLTRTFEGTPSASDEGYPDITVTAHASTSSTSSRFTICVTHYAPPVLNLPLSEQFVPTSPSLSSVFFLRSNSALITENPALRVPRKWSFSIGLQSNTFQSDRNIFYELRLANDSSIPMFLNFNSRTVTLDGVTPSAEIITEPVLLPLALHASDQEGYTAIAVPFDLIIADHELSRTTDSLPTINVTTETSFVISLLSAVDFMGILVDGDPIQPSNISRLDIDVSNHSSWLRYDVPSRTLSGKPPTNITGSPTLPVILETPFNQSIKTQVSLALVESYFVMSDLPSLHVSRGDQIIFDLAQWFSPSRANPGYDHTNLSASFEPTASANWLRFDELTNNLTGTVPETYESTSDHITITFTAYSHETRSTSHAILTVYVTNTSNTKSLAPSHPNGLSTEAHRRLILAIAITFGTLGGMCTLAGIFAILRRCARVEDTAFLDEEGRHAWSEKDRRWYGLTLSPNGTRIVEKSDPIHSSPMTRSPGRRSNRAYSPLGLDLRRVSERSQRHSSSNEELLSPAVMSKKEFLSRIKETVRKVSNKYARKDIPPTIRPVIGKPILVASSRLNDQDHIDSPSNPFDDIEPLSRPGSAFISGSPSASTAEHSIPRRRADFATPRNPAQVHFNDGLLVRQVSTGSMGANSFVSGRSGLSANSYAEVSMGPPTRPRLVPFTNSTRVPVPHVVMPTGQGAGFASNRITSQRANVIVEGVKPSGSSDGLSMGIHYVRSLGADQLAVNSSHISGSSPVLSNVRSSFASLESSHVGHKSAVDMQEMRVLVRVGERFKFRVAIPGKHTSGFYVKLTSGQPLPKFIHADLNGISNKGALEFTGVATFHEIGERVVGIYAEKDGVCVASVVIEVVGKR, encoded by the exons ATGACACTCgctctttttcctttcttgTCCTTCTTGACGGCAACGGTGGTTTTTGCTACGAATCCGTCTGTCACTGTCGTTCAGTCTCTGGACAAACAGTTGGTACAAGTCGCCCGGGTCGGCCAACCTTATTCTTGGACTTTTTCGGAGTATACATTCAACTCTTCTGATGGGCCATTAACCTTCACGACATCCCTGTTGCCTAGTTGGTTGGGTTTCGATAACTTGACGCGCACTTTTGAGGGAACTCCGTCAGCGAGCGACGAAGGTTATCCTGACATCACTGTCACTGCTCATGCTTCAACTTCCTCAACGTCTTCTAGATTCACAATTTGTGTGACTCACTATGCACCTCCGGTCTTGAATCTACCCTTGTCGGAGCAGTTTGTACCCACTTCTCCCTCACTTTCTTCCGTCTTCTTTCTACGGTCCAACTCTGCTCTGATTACAGAAAACCCTGCTCTGCGAGTACCGCGGAAGTGGTCTTTCAGTATTGGCCTCCAAAGCAACACTTTTCAGTCAGATCGGAATATTTTTTATGAATTACGATTGGCGAATGATTCTAGCATTCCTATGTTCCTAAACTTCAACTCCAGGACTGTTACATTGGACGGCGTAACACCATCTGCTGAGATAATAACTGAACCTGTTCTGCTGCCTTTGGCTCTTCATGCTTCTGACCAAGAAGGCTATACCGCAATCGCTGTTCCGTTCGACCTGATAATAGCGGATCATGAACTATCTAGGACAACGGATTCCCTCCCAACTATAAATGTAACGACAGAAACTTCGTTTGTCATAAGCCTGTTGTCTGCTGTCGATTTCATGGGCATCCTGGTGGATGGTGATCCCATCCAACCATCTAATATATCCAGATTGGATATTGATGTTTCAAACCATAGCAGCTGGCTTCGATACGATGTTCCAAGTCGGACCTTGTCTGGAAAACCTCCAACCAACATTACTGGGTCGCCAACTTTGCCTGTCATTCTCGAAACGCCATTCAATCAGTCAATAAAAACTCAGGTTTCTCTTGCCTTAGTTGAATCCTACTTTGTAATGTCAGATTTGCCGTCTTTGCATGTTTCTAGAGGCGATCAAATCATCTTCGATCTCGCCCAGTggttttctccttctcggGCAAATCCTGGCTATGACCACACGAATCTCTCCGCTTCTTTTGAACCAACTGCAAGCGCAAACTGGCTTCGCTTCGATGAATTGACGAACAATCTGACTGGCACTGTTCCGGAAACCTATGAATCCACCTCGGACCATATTACCATCACTTTTACTGCATATTCTCATGAGACTCGCTCGACGTCGCACGCGATTCTTACAGTGTATGTTACTAACACAAGCAACACTAAATCGCTGGCGCCTTCTCATCCCAATGGGCTTTCTACTGAAGCACACAGGCGACTGATCTTGGCGATCGCCATCACGTTTGGGACCCTAGGTGGCATGTGTACACTTGCTGGAATCTTTGCAATACTGAGACGATGTGCAAGGGTAGAGGACACCGCGTTTCTCGACGAAGAAGGGAGACATGCATGGAGTGAAAAGGACAGAAGGTGGTATGGCCTAACGCTCAGTCCAAACGGAACAAGGATTGTAGAGAAATCGGACCCGATACATTCTTCACCTATGACAAGATCGCctgggaggaggagcaacaGAGCATACAGTCCCTTGGGATTGGACCTTCGGCGGGTGTCTGAACGTAGTCAACGACATTCATCATCTAACGAAGAACTTCTAAGTCCTGCAGTtatgagtaagaaagaatTTTTGTCGAGAATCAAGGAGACTGTACGCAAGGTCAGCAATAAGTACGCGAGGAAAGATATACCACCCACCATTCGACCAGTCATTGGAAAGCCAATTCTTGTAGCGTCGTCTAGGCTAAATGATCAGGACCACATAGATTCTCCTTCAAACCCCTTCGACGATATTGAACCCCTCAGCCGCCCAGGAAGCGCGTTCATTTCCGGATCACCCTCAGCTTCCACAGCGGAACATTCTATTCCTAGGCGACGAGCGGACTTTGCGACTCCCAGGAACCCTGCTCAAGTACATTTTAACGATGGTTTGCTTGTTAGACAGGTTTCTACTGGGTCTATGGG GGCGAATAGCTTCGTTAGTGGAAGAAGCGGTTTGTCGGCTAACTCATATGCAGAGGTGTCCATGGGCCCTCCTACACGGCCTCGACTAGTTCCATTCACGAACTCCACGCGAGTCCCAGTCCCACACGTCGTGATGCCTACTGGTCAGGGCGCCGGTTTCGCTTCAAACAGGATTACAAGTCAAAGGGCCAACGTGATTGTCGAAGGTGTCAAGCCCAGCGGCTCGAGCGatggcctttcaatgggaatTCATTACGTCCGCTCTTTGGGTGCAGATCAGTTGGCAGTCAATTCGAGTCACATATCTGGATCATCCCCAGTCTTATCTAATGTGAGGTCGTCTTTCGCTTCCTTGGAGTCCTCGCACGTTGGCCATAAGTCTGCAGTTGACATGCAGGAGATGCGAGTTCTGGTCAGAGTAggagagagattcaaatttCGGGTCGCTATCCCTGGTAAACACACAAGTGGTTTCTATGTCAAGCTTACGTCTGGACAACCACTGCCAAAATTCATCCATGCGGATCTCAACGGAATCAGCAATAAAGGCGCGCTAGAGTTCACCGGAGTGGCAACATTTCATGAAATCGGGGAAAGGGTTGTGGGTATTTACGCCGAGAAGGACGGTGTTTGTGTAGCCAGCGTAGTGATCGAGGTGGTGGGGAAGCGTTAA
- a CDS encoding Dynein 8 kDa light chain, flagellar outer arm codes for MDAPTSSSTDTASAPRDSAPTGAAPKAIIKNVDMSEEMQQESVDIASAALEKYNIEKDIAAQIKKEFDRRHGPTWHVVVGKNFGSYVTHETKHFIYFYVGTLAILIWKS; via the exons ATGGACGCGCCAACCTCATCGTCTACAGACACCGCCTCAGCCCCCAGAGACTCTGCCCCTACCGGCGCTGCCCCAAAGGCAATCATAAAAAACGTCGACATGAGCGAGGAGATGCAGCAGGAGAGCGTCGACATCGCGTCCGCAGCCCTCGAGAAATACAACATCGAAAAGGACATTGCCGCTCAGATCAAGAAGGAGTTCGACCGAAGACACGGTCCAACCTGGCATGTCGTTGTTGGAAAGAACTTTGGCAGTTATGTCACCCATG AAACCAAACACTTCATCTACTTCTATGTCGGTACCCTCGCAATCCTTATTTGGAAATCATAA
- a CDS encoding Serine/threonine-protein kinase GIN4 → MADIQNPFALHAKKTRQDPKMIGLWKVGRTLGKGFSGHVRIARHSKTGQYAAIKIIPKNALGSRVSLNRLADEVEHNLLAVEREIVVMKLIDHPNIMKIYDVWETSSSLYLILEYVQGGELFDYLCNKGRRPTAEVVNYFQQIICAVDHCHRYNIAHRDLKLENILIDQDSNIKVADFGMATWQGDSRAKLLRTSCGSPHYAAPEIISGKPYNGSASDIWSCGIILYALLAAKLPFDDDDCPTLLRKISIGYFEMPHDIDRRAQDLISRMLTTDVDKRITMPEIMRHPFFLSYPLKNPKAMPSDPDMDLIAKPIGSLSTIDPDIFANLRTLWHGTPDSRIIERLMSSERNWEKGIYHLLVAYRKKYLANRQQELEEAQSQANSMDHRSMRRRDRAFLASALPPRDAPATSRSDKHPDGFTSSSNESLRCSPFPSISLSAPSPEKKRLRSNNMDLPKLDVPELEDEKMQAFFQQVANHLNVLNEKTSGTEARQGPSTNLFSERLAPVPHIPLNIPTSLLKPEDHLEELGALSRTILQETTRDPKGNTKPLTLRRKNRMPLQPIITIDTDGKENVIPITESVIMHGQSPLTLHTGTMEDQHYSENTKTPTNAKPLKLKKRRPSPAPVSPLFSEAGSSFSLPSSVGNAARRSWFDNVFKFKPATYSLLSRYDVHTTQSECRRLLMDMNMLVSLEDSDKLGVLKCRSHDVKDANNIMLGLKSVKFRVEMQWPTPQLCHEGYLVSLLLVQEKGSLEAFKAIYHELVETWTLGYSDRSPRLGYRTPSPTNAVGGSLNHR, encoded by the exons ATGGCAGATATCCAAAATCCATTTGCCCTTCATGCCAAGAAAACCAGACAAGATCCTAAAATGATTGGACTGTGGAAGGTCGGTCGAACACTGGGGAAAGGATTTTCAG GTCACGTAAGAATTGCGCGACACTCGAAAACAGGTCAGTATGCTGCCATCAAgatcatcccaaaaaatgCACTGGGAAGTCGAGTGTCTTTGAATCGTCTTGCCGATGAGGTAGAACACAATCTTTTGGCTGTTGAGAGGGAAATTGTTGTCATGAAGCTTATCGACCATCCAAACATCATGAAGATTTACGATGTTTGGGAAACATCAAGCAGCCTATATCTCATTCTCGAGTATGTTCAAGGCGGAGAGCTCTTCGATTATCTGTGCAACAAGGGTCGCCGCCCCACTGCTGAGGTTGTGAACTATTTTCAGCAGATTATTTGCGCTGTTGATCATTGCCACCGCTATAATATTGCTCATCGTGACCTAAAACTCGAGAATATTCTCATTGATCAAGATTCCAACATCAAGGTCGCTGACTTTGGTATGGCTACATGGCAAGGTGACTCGCGTGCAAAGCTTCTTCGTACCTCCTGCGGCAGTCCTCACTATGCAGCGCCTGAAATCATCTCTGGAAAGCCGTATAATGGTTCTGCCTCCGATATTTGGTCTTGTGGTATCATTCTTTACGCTCTGCTCGCGGCCAAACTGCCCTTCGATGACGACGACTGTCCCACACTGTTACGCAAAATATCTATTGGATACTTTGAAATGCCACATGATATTGATCGACGTGCGCAGGACTTGATATCTCGTATGCTTACGACGGATGTTGATAAGCGTATTACTATGCCGGAGATCATGCGACATCCATTCTTTTTGTCATATCCCCTGAAAAACCCGAAAGCGATGCCCTCAGATCCTGACATGGACCTTATTGCCAAACCGATTGGAAGCTTGTCTACTATTGATCCGGATATTTTTGCGAACCTGCGAACCTTGTGGCATGGCACTCCAGACTCAAGGATCATTGAAAGGCTGATGAGTTCCGAGCGCAACTGGGAAAAGGGGATATACCATCTACTTGTAGCATATCGTAAAAAATACCTCGCAAACCGGCAGCAAGAGCTTGAGGAAGCCCAGTCTCAAGCCAATTCCATGGACCACAGGAGCATGCGTCGTAGAGACCGAGCTTTCCTAGCGTCTGCATTGCCTCCGCGTGATGCACCAGCTACTTCACGAAGCGACAAGCATCCGGACGGCTTTACATCTTCATCTAATGAGTCTCTGAGATGTAGCCCTTTTCCTTCCATCTCTCTGTCTGCCCCATCGCCGGAAAAAAAGAGGTTACGTTCAAATAATATGGATCTACCCAAGCTTGATGTGCCGGAATTGGAGGACGAGAAAATGCAGGCATTCTTTCAGCAGGTTGCGAATCATCTCAACGTTCTGAACGAAAAAACGTCGGGGACAGAGGCTCGTCAGGGACCATCGACAAACTTATTCTCAGAACGTCTCGCTCCAGTGCCACATATACCCCTTAACATTCCGACATCCCTACTCAAACCCGAAGATCATCTGGAAGAACTGGGTGCACTGAGCCGAACAATACTACAAGAAACAACAAGAGACCCGAAAGGAAACACCAAGCCTCTGACTCTCCGTCGCAAGAATCGTATGCCACTTCAACCGATTATTACCATTGACACAGATGGGAAAGAGAACGTTATTCCTATCACAGAGTCTGTTATCATGCATGGACAATCTCCACTTACTCTGCATACTGGTACAATGGAGGACCAACATTATTCTGAGAACACCAAGACGCCCACTAACGCAAAACCGTTGAAGCTTAAGAAAAGAAGGCCGTCGCCAGCGCCTGTCTCGCCTTTGTTTTCTGAAGCTGGTTCCTCGTTTTCTCTACCTTCTTCGGTAGGTAATGCTGCACGACGAAGTTGGTTTGATAATGTCTTCAAATTCAAGCCCGCGACATATAGCCTTCTGTCGCGATATGACGTGCATACCACACAGTCAGAATGCCGACGACTTCTTATGGACATGAACATGCTCGTCTCGCTCGAAGATTCTGATAAGCTTGGTGTTTTGAAATGCCGCTCTCATGATGTCAAGGATGCCAATAACATCATGTTGGGTCTCAAATCTGTTAAATTCAGGGTCGAGATGCAGTGGCCTACACCTCAACTGTGCCACGAAGGATATCTCGTATCTCTCCTTTTGGTTCAGGAAAAGGGTTCTTTGGAGGCATTCAAAGCGATATACCACGAGTTGGTAGAGACGTGGACACTGGGTTACTCGGATCGATCACCACGTTTGGGTTATAGGACGCCTTCCCCGACCAACGCAGTTGGTGGTTCCTTGAACCATCGTTAA